In one window of Toxotes jaculatrix isolate fToxJac2 chromosome 10, fToxJac2.pri, whole genome shotgun sequence DNA:
- the fbxw11a gene encoding F-box/WD repeat-containing protein 11a isoform X3 — protein sequence MESQNLVDDLSPKKNTVLKLSNGPVVGSRKRPSEGNYEKEKEHCIALFDQWSEADQVEFVERLISRMCHYQHGHINSYLKPMLQRDFITALPAQGLDHIAENILSFLDARSLCSAELVCKEWQRVISEGMLWKKLIERMVRTDPLWKGLSERHQWEKYLFKNRTSEVPPNSYYHSLYPKIIQDIETIEANWRCGRHNLQRIQCRSENSKGVYCLQYDDDKIISGLRDNSIKIWDKQSLECLKILTGHTGSVLCLQYDERVIVTGSSDSTVRVWEVMTGEVLNTLIHHNEAVLHLRFANGLMVTCSKDRSIAVWDMASPTDISLRRVLVGHRAAVNVVDFDDKYIVSASGDRTIKVWSTSTCEFVRTLNGHKRGIACLQYRDRLVVSGSSDNTIRLWDIECGACLRVLEGHEELVRCIRFDNKRIVSGAYDGKIKVWDLQAALDPRAPASTLCLRTLVEHSGRVFRLQFDEFQIISSSHDDTILIWDFLNVSTNGQSEGRSPSRTYTYISR from the exons ATGGAGTCACAGAACCTCGTGGACGATCTGTCGCCAAAGAAGAACACAGTTCTCAAG CTTAGTAATGGTCCTGTTGTGGGGTCACGCAAGCGTCCATCAGAGGGAAACTATGAAAAGGAGAAGGAACACTGCATTGCCCTGTTTGACCAGTGGTCGGAGGCCGACCAGGTGGAGTTTGTCGAGCGCCTGATCTCCCGTATGTGCCACTACCAGCACGGCCACATCAACTCCTACCTCAAACCCATGCTGCAGAGGGACTTTATCACTGCGCTGCCAG cCCAAGGCTTGGATCACATAGCGGAGAACATCCTGTCTTTCCTGGATGCACGCTCTCTGTGCTCGGCAGAACTGGTGTGTAAGGAGTGGCAGAGGGTCATCTCTGAGGGTATGCTGTGGAAGAAACTCATCGAACGCATGGTCCGCACTGACCCACTCTGGAAAGGCCTGTCTGAGAGACACCAGTG GGAAAAGTACCTGTTCAAGAACCGCACGTCAGAAGTCCCACCCAACTCCTACTATCACTCCCTTTATCCCAAGATCATTCAAGACATAGAG ACTATTGAGGCTAATTGGCGATGTGGCAGACACAACTTGCAGAGGATTCAGTGTCGCTCAGAAAATAGTAAAGGGGTTTACTGTCTCCAGTACGACGATGACAAGATCATCAGTGGCCTTAGGGACAATTCCATCAAg ATCTGGGATAAGCAGTCTCTGGAGTGTCTGAAGATACTGACCGGTCACACAGGCTcagtgctgtgtctgcagtATGATGAGAGGGTCATCGTCACCGGGTCTTCTGACTCAACTGTCAG GGTGTGGGAGGTAATGACAGGTGAGGTACTGAACACACTGATCCACCACAACGAGGCAGTTCTCCACCTGCGTTTTGCCAACGGCCTGATGGTCACCTGCTCCAAGGACCGCTCAATTGCAGTCTGGGATATGGCCTCACCCACTGACATCAGCCTACGTCGGGTCCTGGTGGGACACCGGGCTGCTGTCAACGTGGTCGACTTTGACGACAAATACATTGTGTCCGCCTCGGGGGACCGCACCATCAAG GTATGGAGCACCAGCACCTGTGAGTTTGTGCGCACACTAAATGGTCATAAGCGGGGTATTGCCTGTCTACAGTACAGAGATCGTCTGGTGGTCAGCGGCTCGTCTGACAACACAATCCG GTTATGGGACATAGAATGTGGGGCATGTTTGCGAGTGCTGGAGGGTCACGAGGAGCTGGTGCGCTGCATTCGCTTTGACAACAAGAGGATTGTCAGCGGCGCTTACGATGG TAAGATCAAGGTGTGGGACCTGCAGGCAGCCCTTGACCCACGGGCCCCTGCCAGCACATTATGTCTGCGCACTCTAGTG GAGCACTCTGGCCGCGTGTTCCGTCTCCAGTTTGATGAGTTTCAGATCATCAGCAGTTCTCACGACGACACCATTCTGATCTGGGACTTCCTGAACGTCTCGACCAACGGCCAGTCAGAGGGACGGTCTCCCTCCCGCACCTACACTTACATTTCTAGATAG
- the fbxw11a gene encoding F-box/WD repeat-containing protein 11a isoform X1 translates to MEPEMEDKTLELMNTSGMESQNLVDDLSPKKNTVLKLSNGPVVGSRKRPSEGNYEKEKEHCIALFDQWSEADQVEFVERLISRMCHYQHGHINSYLKPMLQRDFITALPAQGLDHIAENILSFLDARSLCSAELVCKEWQRVISEGMLWKKLIERMVRTDPLWKGLSERHQWEKYLFKNRTSEVPPNSYYHSLYPKIIQDIETIEANWRCGRHNLQRIQCRSENSKGVYCLQYDDDKIISGLRDNSIKIWDKQSLECLKILTGHTGSVLCLQYDERVIVTGSSDSTVRVWEVMTGEVLNTLIHHNEAVLHLRFANGLMVTCSKDRSIAVWDMASPTDISLRRVLVGHRAAVNVVDFDDKYIVSASGDRTIKVWSTSTCEFVRTLNGHKRGIACLQYRDRLVVSGSSDNTIRLWDIECGACLRVLEGHEELVRCIRFDNKRIVSGAYDGKIKVWDLQAALDPRAPASTLCLRTLVEHSGRVFRLQFDEFQIISSSHDDTILIWDFLNVSTNGQSEGRSPSRTYTYISR, encoded by the exons ATGGAGCCGGAGATGGAGGACAAAACGTTGGAACTGATG AACACATCAGGGATGGAGTCACAGAACCTCGTGGACGATCTGTCGCCAAAGAAGAACACAGTTCTCAAG CTTAGTAATGGTCCTGTTGTGGGGTCACGCAAGCGTCCATCAGAGGGAAACTATGAAAAGGAGAAGGAACACTGCATTGCCCTGTTTGACCAGTGGTCGGAGGCCGACCAGGTGGAGTTTGTCGAGCGCCTGATCTCCCGTATGTGCCACTACCAGCACGGCCACATCAACTCCTACCTCAAACCCATGCTGCAGAGGGACTTTATCACTGCGCTGCCAG cCCAAGGCTTGGATCACATAGCGGAGAACATCCTGTCTTTCCTGGATGCACGCTCTCTGTGCTCGGCAGAACTGGTGTGTAAGGAGTGGCAGAGGGTCATCTCTGAGGGTATGCTGTGGAAGAAACTCATCGAACGCATGGTCCGCACTGACCCACTCTGGAAAGGCCTGTCTGAGAGACACCAGTG GGAAAAGTACCTGTTCAAGAACCGCACGTCAGAAGTCCCACCCAACTCCTACTATCACTCCCTTTATCCCAAGATCATTCAAGACATAGAG ACTATTGAGGCTAATTGGCGATGTGGCAGACACAACTTGCAGAGGATTCAGTGTCGCTCAGAAAATAGTAAAGGGGTTTACTGTCTCCAGTACGACGATGACAAGATCATCAGTGGCCTTAGGGACAATTCCATCAAg ATCTGGGATAAGCAGTCTCTGGAGTGTCTGAAGATACTGACCGGTCACACAGGCTcagtgctgtgtctgcagtATGATGAGAGGGTCATCGTCACCGGGTCTTCTGACTCAACTGTCAG GGTGTGGGAGGTAATGACAGGTGAGGTACTGAACACACTGATCCACCACAACGAGGCAGTTCTCCACCTGCGTTTTGCCAACGGCCTGATGGTCACCTGCTCCAAGGACCGCTCAATTGCAGTCTGGGATATGGCCTCACCCACTGACATCAGCCTACGTCGGGTCCTGGTGGGACACCGGGCTGCTGTCAACGTGGTCGACTTTGACGACAAATACATTGTGTCCGCCTCGGGGGACCGCACCATCAAG GTATGGAGCACCAGCACCTGTGAGTTTGTGCGCACACTAAATGGTCATAAGCGGGGTATTGCCTGTCTACAGTACAGAGATCGTCTGGTGGTCAGCGGCTCGTCTGACAACACAATCCG GTTATGGGACATAGAATGTGGGGCATGTTTGCGAGTGCTGGAGGGTCACGAGGAGCTGGTGCGCTGCATTCGCTTTGACAACAAGAGGATTGTCAGCGGCGCTTACGATGG TAAGATCAAGGTGTGGGACCTGCAGGCAGCCCTTGACCCACGGGCCCCTGCCAGCACATTATGTCTGCGCACTCTAGTG GAGCACTCTGGCCGCGTGTTCCGTCTCCAGTTTGATGAGTTTCAGATCATCAGCAGTTCTCACGACGACACCATTCTGATCTGGGACTTCCTGAACGTCTCGACCAACGGCCAGTCAGAGGGACGGTCTCCCTCCCGCACCTACACTTACATTTCTAGATAG
- the fbxw11a gene encoding F-box/WD repeat-containing protein 11a isoform X2 has protein sequence MNHVNLRNTSGMESQNLVDDLSPKKNTVLKLSNGPVVGSRKRPSEGNYEKEKEHCIALFDQWSEADQVEFVERLISRMCHYQHGHINSYLKPMLQRDFITALPAQGLDHIAENILSFLDARSLCSAELVCKEWQRVISEGMLWKKLIERMVRTDPLWKGLSERHQWEKYLFKNRTSEVPPNSYYHSLYPKIIQDIETIEANWRCGRHNLQRIQCRSENSKGVYCLQYDDDKIISGLRDNSIKIWDKQSLECLKILTGHTGSVLCLQYDERVIVTGSSDSTVRVWEVMTGEVLNTLIHHNEAVLHLRFANGLMVTCSKDRSIAVWDMASPTDISLRRVLVGHRAAVNVVDFDDKYIVSASGDRTIKVWSTSTCEFVRTLNGHKRGIACLQYRDRLVVSGSSDNTIRLWDIECGACLRVLEGHEELVRCIRFDNKRIVSGAYDGKIKVWDLQAALDPRAPASTLCLRTLVEHSGRVFRLQFDEFQIISSSHDDTILIWDFLNVSTNGQSEGRSPSRTYTYISR, from the exons ATGAACCACGTAAATTTACGG AACACATCAGGGATGGAGTCACAGAACCTCGTGGACGATCTGTCGCCAAAGAAGAACACAGTTCTCAAG CTTAGTAATGGTCCTGTTGTGGGGTCACGCAAGCGTCCATCAGAGGGAAACTATGAAAAGGAGAAGGAACACTGCATTGCCCTGTTTGACCAGTGGTCGGAGGCCGACCAGGTGGAGTTTGTCGAGCGCCTGATCTCCCGTATGTGCCACTACCAGCACGGCCACATCAACTCCTACCTCAAACCCATGCTGCAGAGGGACTTTATCACTGCGCTGCCAG cCCAAGGCTTGGATCACATAGCGGAGAACATCCTGTCTTTCCTGGATGCACGCTCTCTGTGCTCGGCAGAACTGGTGTGTAAGGAGTGGCAGAGGGTCATCTCTGAGGGTATGCTGTGGAAGAAACTCATCGAACGCATGGTCCGCACTGACCCACTCTGGAAAGGCCTGTCTGAGAGACACCAGTG GGAAAAGTACCTGTTCAAGAACCGCACGTCAGAAGTCCCACCCAACTCCTACTATCACTCCCTTTATCCCAAGATCATTCAAGACATAGAG ACTATTGAGGCTAATTGGCGATGTGGCAGACACAACTTGCAGAGGATTCAGTGTCGCTCAGAAAATAGTAAAGGGGTTTACTGTCTCCAGTACGACGATGACAAGATCATCAGTGGCCTTAGGGACAATTCCATCAAg ATCTGGGATAAGCAGTCTCTGGAGTGTCTGAAGATACTGACCGGTCACACAGGCTcagtgctgtgtctgcagtATGATGAGAGGGTCATCGTCACCGGGTCTTCTGACTCAACTGTCAG GGTGTGGGAGGTAATGACAGGTGAGGTACTGAACACACTGATCCACCACAACGAGGCAGTTCTCCACCTGCGTTTTGCCAACGGCCTGATGGTCACCTGCTCCAAGGACCGCTCAATTGCAGTCTGGGATATGGCCTCACCCACTGACATCAGCCTACGTCGGGTCCTGGTGGGACACCGGGCTGCTGTCAACGTGGTCGACTTTGACGACAAATACATTGTGTCCGCCTCGGGGGACCGCACCATCAAG GTATGGAGCACCAGCACCTGTGAGTTTGTGCGCACACTAAATGGTCATAAGCGGGGTATTGCCTGTCTACAGTACAGAGATCGTCTGGTGGTCAGCGGCTCGTCTGACAACACAATCCG GTTATGGGACATAGAATGTGGGGCATGTTTGCGAGTGCTGGAGGGTCACGAGGAGCTGGTGCGCTGCATTCGCTTTGACAACAAGAGGATTGTCAGCGGCGCTTACGATGG TAAGATCAAGGTGTGGGACCTGCAGGCAGCCCTTGACCCACGGGCCCCTGCCAGCACATTATGTCTGCGCACTCTAGTG GAGCACTCTGGCCGCGTGTTCCGTCTCCAGTTTGATGAGTTTCAGATCATCAGCAGTTCTCACGACGACACCATTCTGATCTGGGACTTCCTGAACGTCTCGACCAACGGCCAGTCAGAGGGACGGTCTCCCTCCCGCACCTACACTTACATTTCTAGATAG